One genomic region from Desulfovermiculus halophilus DSM 18834 encodes:
- a CDS encoding acyl-CoA dehydrogenase family protein — MFDYLLTPEQQRLRDEVRELVRWVPREMILDMDADRITFPKEFLQEAGRRNLMGCRYPKKWGGRDMDWASTCMVMEEVGVLGYIFACTFGVGAELVCDAIVQHGTEEQKEKYVRPLLRGEMFAAECLTEPRGGTDFFGTTTRAEDKGDHYLLNGQKRFIVGAEGADYFLVYAKTDFEAKAHKSLTCFIVDRGPGVETGYRYGLMGCRGGGAGRVVFRDVRVPKDNIVGQVNDAYAVFTTMMIPERLGTAAMTIGAAAPGLEVATDYTSKRKAFGTPVSTFQGVSFQVAEAATLLDASRSMVYTTSRAVDSGQDPRLIRRLVSETKKFVTESCQKAAHNSMQVMGGIGYTNIYPVERIVRDLRLASIWTGTNEIMSAIAANEWYKEQAKGKDQPRDFAADAQEAGAAEEKVFE, encoded by the coding sequence ATGTTTGACTATCTTTTGACCCCGGAGCAACAGAGGCTTCGAGACGAGGTCAGAGAGCTGGTCCGCTGGGTGCCCAGGGAGATGATCCTGGACATGGATGCGGACAGGATCACCTTTCCCAAGGAGTTCCTGCAGGAGGCCGGGCGGCGAAACCTCATGGGCTGCCGGTATCCGAAAAAGTGGGGCGGCCGGGACATGGACTGGGCCTCGACCTGCATGGTCATGGAAGAAGTCGGGGTCTTGGGTTATATCTTCGCCTGCACCTTCGGGGTGGGCGCGGAGCTGGTCTGCGACGCAATCGTCCAGCACGGTACAGAGGAGCAGAAGGAAAAATATGTCCGGCCCCTGCTGCGGGGGGAAATGTTTGCAGCGGAATGCCTGACCGAGCCCAGGGGCGGCACGGACTTTTTCGGCACAACGACCCGGGCCGAGGACAAAGGGGACCATTATCTGCTCAACGGGCAGAAACGGTTCATTGTGGGCGCCGAGGGCGCGGACTACTTTCTGGTCTATGCCAAGACGGACTTCGAGGCCAAGGCGCACAAGTCTCTGACCTGCTTTATTGTGGACCGGGGACCGGGGGTGGAAACTGGGTATCGCTACGGGCTCATGGGCTGCCGCGGCGGCGGGGCCGGACGGGTGGTGTTTCGGGACGTGCGGGTGCCTAAAGACAATATCGTGGGCCAGGTGAATGACGCCTATGCGGTGTTTACCACCATGATGATTCCGGAGCGTCTGGGCACCGCGGCCATGACCATAGGGGCGGCCGCTCCGGGCCTGGAAGTGGCCACGGACTACACCAGCAAGCGCAAGGCCTTCGGTACTCCGGTGAGCACATTTCAGGGGGTGAGCTTTCAGGTGGCCGAGGCGGCCACGCTGTTGGACGCCAGCCGGTCCATGGTCTACACCACCTCCCGGGCTGTGGACAGCGGCCAGGACCCCAGGCTTATCCGTCGCCTGGTCTCGGAGACCAAGAAGTTCGTTACCGAGTCCTGCCAGAAGGCGGCGCACAACTCCATGCAGGTCATGGGCGGGATCGGATATACGAATATCTATCCGGTGGAACGCATTGTCCGGGATCTGCGCCTGGCCTCCATCTGGACCGGGACCAACGAGATCATGTCCGCCATTGCGGCCAATGAGTGGTATAAGGAGCAGGCCAAAGGCAAGGATCAGCCCCGGGACTTTGCAGCCGACGCCCAGGAGGCGGGTGCTGCGGAGGAGAAGGTGTTCGAGTAG
- a CDS encoding Lrp/AsnC family transcriptional regulator: MHSQTAASFGTREQEILREVQGTLPDSPAPFASIARKLDISEEQVLDLLRELKDRGVIRRFGATLRHQEAGYDCNVMVAWHVPSSRDMEEVSRIMCARSEITHVYQRRTSPEWPFDLYTMVHGRSEADCREVVRELQDQTGLEQCELLFSHQELKKTSMQYF, from the coding sequence ATGCATTCCCAAACCGCGGCATCATTCGGGACCAGGGAGCAGGAGATCCTGCGCGAAGTGCAGGGAACACTGCCTGATTCCCCGGCTCCCTTTGCGAGCATCGCCCGGAAGCTGGACATCTCCGAGGAACAGGTCCTGGACCTGCTTCGGGAGCTCAAAGATCGGGGCGTCATCCGCAGGTTCGGGGCCACCCTTCGGCACCAGGAGGCTGGATACGACTGCAATGTGATGGTCGCCTGGCATGTCCCTTCTTCCAGGGACATGGAAGAGGTGAGCCGGATCATGTGCGCCCGGTCGGAGATCACCCACGTCTATCAGCGCCGGACCAGCCCTGAATGGCCCTTTGACCTGTACACCATGGTCCACGGCCGGAGTGAGGCCGACTGCCGGGAGGTGGTCAGAGAGCTTCAGGACCAGACCGGCCTGGAGCAGTGCGAGCTCCTGTTCAGCCACCAGGAGCTGAAAAAAACCTCCATGCAGTATTTTTAG
- a CDS encoding ubiquinone/menaquinone biosynthesis methyltransferase produces MIPRQSLDPSLQTQTGKAVGDMFGRIAPVYDLLNRCLSLGLDISWRKALVQAAAPPSGGRVLDLAAGTLDVAAMLQASRPRLSVLAADISLPMLMRGRSKNRQGKILPLGADARRLPLPDASVDRVTIAFGLRNIRPRENAYAEIQRVLTPGGRLCILEFGSGGQRILGGLYNLYLTRFLPALGRLISRDRQAYTYLARTICEFPTAPALEAEMRTAGFSWVTGLPLSSGIVWLHTAGV; encoded by the coding sequence ATGATTCCCCGGCAGAGCCTTGATCCTTCCCTCCAAACCCAGACCGGCAAGGCCGTGGGGGATATGTTCGGCCGTATTGCTCCGGTCTATGATCTGCTCAACAGGTGCCTGAGCCTGGGTCTGGACATCTCCTGGCGCAAGGCCCTGGTCCAGGCCGCAGCCCCTCCGTCCGGCGGGCGGGTTCTGGACCTGGCCGCCGGGACCCTGGACGTTGCCGCCATGCTGCAGGCCTCCCGCCCCCGGCTAAGCGTCCTGGCCGCGGACATCTCCCTGCCCATGCTCATGCGCGGCAGATCCAAAAACAGACAGGGGAAAATCTTGCCCCTGGGCGCCGACGCCCGGCGTCTGCCCCTTCCCGACGCCAGCGTGGACCGGGTGACCATCGCCTTTGGCCTGCGCAATATCCGGCCCAGGGAAAACGCGTATGCCGAGATCCAAAGGGTGCTCACCCCTGGGGGCAGGCTCTGTATTTTGGAGTTTGGATCAGGGGGACAGCGCATACTGGGCGGGCTGTACAACCTCTATCTCACCCGCTTCCTGCCGGCCCTGGGCCGGCTCATCTCCCGGGACAGACAGGCGTACACCTATCTGGCCCGGACCATCTGCGAGTTTCCCACCGCCCCGGCCCTGGAAGCTGAGATGCGCACAGCCGGTTTCTCCTGGGTGACCGGACTCCCTCTGAGCTCCGGCATCGTCTGGCTGCATACAGCGGGCGTCTGA
- a CDS encoding cytochrome c3 family protein has translation MPKPFFVSLFSFCLGLCLFSFHLQAASFELPGEIIMDRAEGHVDNPIYTPVRMPHNSHISLGCESCHHTWEDKSSAPQACTSSGCHDVLGATGPQMQEVDSAFNAYHNRESSRSCMGCHIQREQADEPCGPAASCTDCHSNPKQ, from the coding sequence ATGCCCAAGCCCTTTTTCGTCAGCCTGTTCTCTTTTTGTCTCGGCCTGTGCCTTTTTTCCTTCCATCTCCAGGCCGCCTCTTTTGAACTGCCGGGCGAAATCATTATGGACCGGGCCGAAGGGCATGTGGACAATCCAATCTACACCCCGGTCCGCATGCCCCACAACTCCCACATCTCACTGGGATGCGAATCCTGCCACCACACGTGGGAGGACAAGTCCTCCGCCCCGCAGGCATGCACCTCATCCGGCTGCCATGACGTCCTCGGGGCAACCGGCCCGCAGATGCAGGAGGTCGACTCAGCCTTCAATGCCTATCATAACCGGGAAAGCAGCCGAAGCTGCATGGGATGCCATATCCAAAGGGAGCAGGCAGATGAGCCCTGCGGACCCGCCGCAAGCTGTACAGATTGTCACTCAAACCCCAAGCAATAA
- the cooS gene encoding anaerobic carbon-monoxide dehydrogenase catalytic subunit encodes MEKKEKKAAVEKKDKKAAESKSSGITPKDMTICKATEQMLEKAKRDGVETAFDRAASMKACPIGADSACCKHCSMGPCRLNAKDPYSKVGVCGATIDTIQARNFARMVASGASAHTDHGMSMLDVFREVVHGKIKDYKIKDTVKLEQVARSVGIETEGRSVEDIAMDLYHELERTYTQVEGEIPFVSRVPEKTLETWRKLGIVPRGAMREIMEIMHRTHIGVDQHYENIVKQCSRTALSDGWGGSMVATEISDILFGTPTPVQADVNMGCLKEDYVNVIVHGHEPNMFESMLASVNDPALIEAAKEAGAKGINLVGMCCSGAEVLSRHGVPHAGNFMSTEAILVTGAVDAMAVDVQCIKQGLSSVAKCYNSYLFTTNPRCHIEGAEHIELVEDKPRECTDEVVVKAIARYKNRTAQVEIPNISNPGIHGFSHEYIQYMLGGSFRASYKPLNDNIINGRIRGIAGVVGCCNPRVKHDWVHVELVKELIKNDVLVLQTGCSQISLAKAGLLTPEAAHLAGDGLKEVCETVGCPPVLGLGSCVDNSRILIATSEVVKEGGLGESIADLPAAGAAPEWMSEKAISIGHYFVASGVYTIFGATFPITDNTKFKDLLFSGLEDQGLGTWDFAADPYEMAKKMLAHIDKRRKALGLDKSRERVLFDMAARREMAA; translated from the coding sequence ATGGAAAAGAAGGAAAAGAAAGCTGCGGTGGAAAAGAAGGACAAAAAAGCAGCAGAATCCAAGTCCTCAGGCATTACGCCCAAGGATATGACCATCTGCAAGGCCACAGAGCAGATGCTGGAAAAGGCCAAACGGGACGGAGTGGAGACTGCTTTTGATCGGGCCGCGAGCATGAAGGCATGCCCAATCGGCGCGGACTCTGCCTGTTGCAAGCACTGCTCCATGGGGCCGTGCCGGCTGAATGCCAAGGATCCGTACAGCAAGGTCGGGGTCTGCGGGGCAACAATCGATACCATTCAGGCCCGAAATTTCGCCCGGATGGTGGCCTCCGGTGCTTCGGCGCATACCGACCACGGCATGAGCATGCTGGATGTGTTCAGGGAAGTGGTTCACGGCAAGATCAAGGACTACAAGATCAAGGACACTGTAAAGCTGGAGCAGGTCGCTCGGTCTGTGGGCATCGAGACAGAAGGCAGGTCGGTGGAAGACATTGCCATGGACCTGTACCATGAGCTGGAGCGGACCTATACCCAGGTGGAAGGGGAAATCCCCTTTGTCTCCCGGGTCCCGGAAAAGACCCTGGAGACCTGGCGCAAGCTGGGCATCGTTCCCAGAGGCGCCATGCGGGAGATCATGGAAATCATGCACCGGACCCATATCGGTGTGGATCAGCACTATGAAAACATCGTCAAGCAGTGCAGCCGGACCGCTCTCTCCGACGGCTGGGGCGGATCCATGGTGGCCACCGAGATTTCGGACATCCTGTTCGGGACTCCCACCCCGGTCCAGGCCGACGTGAACATGGGCTGCCTGAAAGAAGACTATGTAAACGTGATCGTGCATGGGCACGAGCCGAACATGTTCGAGTCCATGCTGGCCTCGGTCAATGACCCTGCTTTGATTGAAGCTGCGAAGGAAGCCGGAGCGAAAGGCATAAACCTGGTCGGGATGTGCTGCTCCGGGGCTGAGGTCCTGTCCAGGCACGGGGTGCCCCATGCCGGAAACTTCATGTCCACAGAGGCAATCCTGGTCACCGGCGCTGTAGACGCCATGGCTGTGGACGTTCAGTGCATCAAGCAGGGGCTGTCCTCTGTGGCCAAGTGCTACAACTCCTATCTGTTCACCACCAACCCCCGTTGCCACATAGAAGGGGCGGAGCACATTGAGCTGGTGGAAGACAAGCCCCGGGAATGCACTGACGAAGTGGTGGTCAAGGCCATTGCCCGGTACAAGAACCGGACAGCCCAGGTTGAGATCCCCAATATCTCCAATCCCGGCATTCACGGCTTTTCCCACGAGTATATCCAGTACATGCTGGGCGGCAGCTTCCGGGCTTCTTACAAGCCGCTGAACGACAACATCATTAACGGCCGCATCCGGGGCATCGCCGGTGTCGTCGGCTGCTGCAACCCCAGGGTCAAGCACGACTGGGTGCACGTTGAGCTGGTCAAGGAGCTGATCAAGAACGACGTCCTGGTCCTGCAGACAGGCTGCTCCCAGATCTCCCTGGCCAAGGCCGGGCTGCTCACCCCGGAAGCCGCTCATCTGGCCGGTGACGGCCTGAAGGAAGTCTGCGAAACCGTGGGCTGTCCCCCGGTTTTGGGGCTGGGATCCTGCGTGGACAACAGCCGGATTCTGATCGCCACCTCGGAAGTGGTCAAGGAAGGCGGGCTGGGCGAGAGCATCGCCGACCTGCCGGCGGCCGGTGCAGCTCCGGAGTGGATGAGCGAGAAGGCCATCAGCATCGGGCACTATTTTGTGGCTTCCGGAGTATACACCATTTTCGGCGCAACCTTCCCGATTACAGACAATACCAAGTTCAAGGATCTTCTGTTCAGCGGCCTGGAAGACCAGGGACTGGGGACATGGGACTTTGCTGCCGATCCGTATGAGATGGCCAAGAAGATGCTGGCCCACATCGACAAGAGGCGCAAGGCCCTTGGTCTGGACAAGTCCAGGGAACGGGTCCTCTTCGACATGGCCGCAAGGCGGGAAATGGCTGCCTAA
- a CDS encoding NAD(P)H-dependent glycerol-3-phosphate dehydrogenase, protein MKITVVGAGSWGTTLAGLLASKGMSTSLWVREEELSAIIRKTGENQWFLPGVTLPDALTATSSLQEALEGAGCILMAVPCQFLRRVLGQMREYLPLNPVIVCCSKGIEIESLHPMSEVIRQELAHLQPSFAVLSGPSFAREVSQQLPTAVTLGCEDRELGGRLQEALSTEYFRVYLSQDYRGVELGGALKNVMAIATGISDGLEFGTDARAALITRGLAEMSRLGVALGARPQTFMGLSGMGDLVLTCTGDLSRNRQVGLRIGQGESLDSIVQSMQAVAEGVKTTQAVHELGRKNRVELPITDQVYGMLYANKDPRSAVRELMTRALKEE, encoded by the coding sequence ATGAAGATAACAGTGGTTGGAGCTGGTTCCTGGGGCACGACCCTGGCCGGGTTGTTGGCGAGCAAAGGAATGTCGACCTCACTGTGGGTCAGGGAAGAGGAGCTGAGCGCAATTATCCGGAAGACCGGGGAGAATCAGTGGTTTCTGCCCGGGGTCACCCTCCCGGATGCCTTGACCGCAACCTCCAGTCTGCAGGAGGCCTTGGAAGGTGCCGGCTGTATCCTCATGGCCGTGCCCTGCCAGTTTCTGCGCCGGGTTTTGGGCCAGATGCGCGAGTACTTGCCCTTAAACCCGGTCATCGTTTGCTGCAGCAAGGGGATTGAGATCGAATCCCTGCACCCGATGTCGGAAGTGATCAGGCAGGAGCTGGCTCACCTCCAGCCCAGCTTTGCGGTTCTCTCCGGCCCTTCCTTTGCCCGGGAGGTGAGCCAGCAGCTGCCCACGGCCGTGACTCTGGGCTGTGAGGACAGGGAGCTGGGAGGGCGGTTGCAGGAGGCGCTGTCCACAGAGTATTTCCGGGTCTATCTGAGCCAGGACTATCGGGGGGTAGAGCTTGGCGGTGCCTTAAAAAACGTCATGGCCATTGCCACCGGTATTTCTGACGGTCTGGAGTTCGGGACCGATGCCCGTGCGGCCTTGATCACCAGAGGCTTGGCCGAGATGTCCAGACTGGGGGTCGCCCTGGGGGCCAGGCCCCAGACCTTCATGGGGCTTTCCGGGATGGGGGATCTGGTTTTGACCTGCACCGGGGATTTGAGCCGGAACCGGCAGGTCGGGCTGCGCATCGGCCAAGGGGAAAGTCTGGATTCCATAGTCCAGAGCATGCAGGCTGTGGCCGAGGGGGTGAAAACCACCCAGGCGGTGCACGAGCTGGGTCGCAAAAACCGGGTGGAGCTTCCGATCACTGACCAGGTGTATGGTATGCTTTATGCTAACAAAGACCCCAGAAGCGCGGTTCGGGAACTCATGACCAGGGCCTTGAAGGAGGAATAG
- a CDS encoding CaiB/BaiF CoA transferase family protein, with protein MLEKGSLTGKTVIDVSRMLPGPYCSMILADHGARVIAIEDRRFAQDPFFISALYRNKEHMTLNLKSQAGQDAFHCLVRKADVLIEGFRPGVTSRLGIDYQSMQEINPGLVYCSITGYGQDGPYAHRAGHDVNYIAAAGVLDLIGPRDGPPTVPGVQLADLAGGMNAVMGILMALLAREQTGSGQYVDISMSDAAMGLLPFVLNQYNQTGESPKRGDFLLAHRYACYNTYETADGRAISIGALEPKFWAALCTRLGKEEYIPLQFDTSRREEMKAEFRHIFRHKSLAQWEEELCDLDACWEKVQNLEEAVRHPQFRARGMAVDFADHDGREVPSLGIPVQLTETPGSLRSRPAGFGEHTEKILQELGYAPAEIRGMRERGAV; from the coding sequence ATGCTGGAAAAAGGGTCCTTGACCGGGAAAACGGTCATCGATGTGTCCCGGATGCTGCCCGGGCCGTACTGTTCCATGATTCTGGCCGATCACGGGGCCAGGGTGATTGCAATCGAGGACAGGCGCTTTGCCCAGGACCCTTTTTTTATCTCCGCCCTGTACCGGAACAAGGAGCATATGACCCTCAATCTCAAGTCTCAGGCCGGGCAGGATGCGTTTCACTGTCTGGTCCGCAAGGCAGATGTGCTCATCGAGGGATTCCGCCCCGGGGTCACGTCCAGGCTGGGTATTGACTATCAATCCATGCAGGAGATCAACCCCGGGCTCGTTTACTGCTCCATCACCGGCTATGGCCAGGATGGACCGTATGCGCACCGGGCGGGACACGACGTCAATTATATCGCTGCGGCCGGAGTTCTGGATCTGATTGGTCCCCGGGACGGTCCGCCGACGGTTCCAGGAGTGCAGCTTGCCGATCTGGCCGGGGGAATGAATGCGGTCATGGGCATCCTTATGGCCCTGCTGGCCAGGGAACAGACCGGGAGCGGTCAGTATGTGGATATCTCCATGAGCGATGCGGCCATGGGGCTTTTGCCCTTTGTCCTCAATCAGTACAACCAGACCGGAGAAAGTCCGAAGCGGGGGGATTTCCTGCTGGCCCACCGCTATGCCTGCTACAACACCTATGAGACTGCTGACGGACGGGCCATCAGCATCGGAGCCCTGGAACCTAAGTTCTGGGCCGCTTTGTGCACTCGGCTGGGCAAAGAAGAGTACATCCCCCTGCAGTTCGACACTTCCAGGCGGGAGGAGATGAAAGCCGAGTTCAGGCACATCTTTCGGCACAAGTCTCTGGCTCAGTGGGAAGAAGAACTCTGTGATCTGGATGCCTGCTGGGAAAAAGTACAGAACCTGGAGGAGGCCGTGCGGCATCCTCAGTTCCGGGCCCGAGGGATGGCGGTTGATTTTGCGGATCATGACGGCCGGGAGGTCCCCAGCCTGGGTATTCCGGTACAGCTGACAGAGACCCCGGGTAGCCTGCGAAGCCGGCCGGCCGGATTCGGGGAGCACACGGAGAAGATTCTGCAGGAGCTGGGATATGCCCCGGCGGAGATCCGGGGGATGCGGGAGCGGGGCGCAGTCTAA
- the hemL gene encoding glutamate-1-semialdehyde 2,1-aminomutase codes for MNTSAELFSKAQKLIPGGVNSPVRACRSVHADPLFIRQGKGSHIYSEDGQEFIDYVMSWGPLLLGHCREEVVQAAHKAVDLGASFGAPCRDEISLAQLIVDALPGVDMVRLVNSGTEATMTALRLARAATGRSKVLKFVGCYHGHVDSLLAQAGSGLATLSLPGTPGVPEHTVQDTLLAPYNDLQAVQDIFARHGSDICAVIVEPVAGNMGCVPPDADFLPGLRRITQEHGSLLIFDEVISGFRVDYGGAQTKYGVTPDLTCLGKIIGGGFPVGAFGGKKEVMEHLAPCGDTYQAGTLAGNPVAMAAGTATLSLLRQSDYNSLADWTQRLAEELAGILTSKGVPISVNCVGSIFTLFFTSTPVKDFETAKTVDTESFAHFYRHMRSQGIYLAPSSFECTFTSFAHTEQDFEQTLEAARKVSFPNL; via the coding sequence ATGAATACCTCAGCAGAGCTCTTCTCCAAAGCCCAAAAACTCATTCCCGGCGGAGTGAACAGCCCGGTCCGGGCCTGCCGAAGCGTACACGCCGATCCCCTTTTCATTCGTCAAGGCAAGGGGAGTCACATATATTCCGAAGACGGCCAGGAATTCATCGATTATGTCATGTCCTGGGGGCCGCTTCTTTTGGGCCACTGCCGGGAAGAAGTTGTACAAGCCGCCCACAAGGCCGTTGACTTGGGTGCCAGCTTCGGTGCCCCATGCAGGGACGAGATATCCCTGGCCCAGCTGATTGTCGACGCCCTGCCCGGCGTGGACATGGTCCGGCTGGTCAACTCGGGCACAGAAGCGACCATGACCGCTCTGCGCCTGGCTCGGGCCGCAACCGGACGAAGTAAGGTACTGAAGTTCGTCGGCTGCTATCACGGTCACGTGGACAGCCTACTGGCCCAGGCCGGATCCGGCCTGGCCACCCTGTCCCTCCCTGGAACCCCTGGAGTGCCGGAACACACGGTTCAAGACACCCTGCTCGCCCCGTACAATGACCTGCAGGCGGTCCAGGACATCTTCGCCCGGCACGGATCCGATATATGCGCCGTTATCGTCGAACCTGTTGCCGGCAACATGGGCTGCGTCCCTCCGGATGCCGACTTTTTGCCCGGACTGCGCCGGATCACCCAGGAGCATGGAAGCCTCCTCATTTTTGACGAAGTCATCTCCGGCTTCCGTGTGGACTACGGCGGGGCCCAGACCAAGTACGGGGTCACTCCCGACCTGACCTGTCTGGGAAAGATCATCGGCGGCGGCTTTCCGGTGGGGGCTTTTGGCGGGAAAAAGGAGGTCATGGAGCACCTGGCGCCCTGCGGCGATACCTATCAGGCCGGAACCCTGGCCGGAAATCCCGTGGCCATGGCTGCCGGAACAGCCACCCTGTCCCTGCTTAGGCAAAGCGATTACAATTCCCTGGCAGACTGGACCCAAAGGCTGGCCGAAGAGCTTGCCGGGATCTTGACCTCGAAAGGGGTCCCCATCTCGGTCAACTGTGTGGGCTCCATCTTTACCCTCTTTTTCACCTCCACGCCGGTCAAGGACTTCGAAACTGCCAAAACCGTGGATACCGAGTCCTTCGCCCACTTTTACCGGCATATGCGCTCCCAGGGAATCTACCTCGCTCCGTCCAGCTTTGAGTGCACCTTTACCTCTTTTGCCCATACCGAACAGGATTTTGAACAGACCCTGGAAGCAGCCAGAAAGGTCAGCTTCCCCAACCTCTAA
- a CDS encoding class I SAM-dependent methyltransferase: MHQDNKYTISSEKPDIGVEIKGRRFGFQRPADLESLWEQMEAQDGDLEERIPYWVELWPASIVLAAWLLDHEQVIAGERCLDLGCGLGLCTRAGAVCGADVVGIDYEPSALHFARKSCPPPHPLAWLAMDWRHPCLKARSFPYIFGADILYETRFFAPLLDLWAELLAPGGTIWISAPDRQVTRPFWTEHLPRAGWTARCVLQEEVTFQSYQGMQISLWEISSRSRSRSRPG; the protein is encoded by the coding sequence ATGCATCAGGACAACAAATACACCATCTCCAGTGAAAAACCGGATATCGGGGTGGAGATCAAGGGCCGAAGGTTTGGATTCCAACGCCCGGCGGATCTGGAATCCCTGTGGGAGCAAATGGAAGCCCAGGACGGGGATCTGGAGGAACGCATCCCTTATTGGGTTGAACTCTGGCCGGCGTCCATTGTTCTGGCCGCATGGCTTTTGGATCACGAGCAGGTCATCGCCGGAGAGCGCTGCCTGGACCTGGGCTGCGGTCTGGGCCTGTGCACCAGGGCCGGGGCCGTCTGCGGCGCCGATGTCGTAGGCATCGACTACGAGCCGTCCGCCCTGCATTTTGCCCGCAAAAGCTGTCCGCCCCCCCATCCCCTGGCCTGGCTGGCCATGGACTGGAGGCACCCGTGTTTGAAAGCCCGGTCCTTTCCCTATATCTTCGGCGCGGACATCCTGTACGAGACGCGGTTTTTCGCTCCCCTGCTCGATCTGTGGGCCGAGCTCCTGGCCCCGGGGGGCACGATCTGGATCAGCGCACCAGACCGGCAGGTGACCCGTCCATTTTGGACCGAGCACCTGCCCCGGGCCGGATGGACAGCCCGATGCGTCCTGCAGGAAGAAGTGACCTTTCAGTCCTATCAGGGCATGCAGATCTCCCTGTGGGAAATCAGCTCACGATCTCGGTCCCGATCCCGGCCTGGGTAA
- a CDS encoding TetR/AcrR family transcriptional regulator, with protein MNTEQYEELHETARIILREAHELFYEKGYEKSSMREIAERVGISKAAMYHHFTNKEEMLYTLCLVAGNLVYSSLQQAIRRNQDLNVPIKDQLTDILLEYTTSYLQNKNFNKILLHDIESLPEDKKRVILDIEKANVNQLRAYLNNLMQEGRLRECNLTVLTFSLFSAVHWLYFWYRPDKGLSIKEIVEHIVDIYTKGILAHQEPDS; from the coding sequence ATGAACACTGAACAATACGAGGAGCTGCACGAAACCGCCCGGATCATTTTGCGGGAGGCGCATGAGCTGTTTTATGAAAAAGGATACGAAAAATCGTCCATGCGGGAGATCGCTGAACGGGTGGGGATCAGCAAGGCAGCCATGTACCACCACTTTACCAACAAAGAGGAAATGCTCTACACCCTGTGTCTCGTCGCCGGCAACCTCGTCTACAGCAGTCTGCAGCAGGCGATCCGCCGGAACCAGGACCTGAATGTCCCGATCAAGGACCAGCTGACGGATATCCTGCTGGAATACACCACAAGCTATCTCCAGAATAAGAACTTCAATAAGATACTTCTTCACGACATCGAGTCCCTGCCTGAGGACAAAAAGCGGGTCATCCTGGACATTGAAAAGGCCAACGTGAATCAGCTGCGGGCATATCTGAACAATCTGATGCAGGAGGGGCGCCTGCGGGAATGCAATCTGACTGTGCTCACCTTTTCTTTATTCAGTGCCGTGCACTGGCTGTATTTCTGGTACCGGCCGGACAAGGGCCTGAGCATCAAGGAAATCGTGGAGCACATCGTGGATATTTATACCAAGGGCATTCTTGCGCACCAAGAGCCTGATTCGTAG
- the argB gene encoding acetylglutamate kinase has product MDNEMAKANVLLESLPYIRQFYGQTLVIKYGGHAMRDEQLQKQFALNVVLLKYIGLNPVIVHGGGPQIGQMLSQLGISSEFKEGLRVTDQATMDVVEMVLVGRVNKNIVNLINQHGGSAVGLSGKDGGLIQARKMEMVVSKKDAPPEIIDLGRVGEVVRIRTEVIKALDRDRFIPIIAPVGVDEDGETYNINADSVAGAVAVALGAKRLILLTDVAGVLAASGDLLSTLTRREVLEAIENGTVQGGMIPKLKCCVQAVEGGVEKAHIIDGRQENSLLLELFTQAGIGTEIVS; this is encoded by the coding sequence ATCGATAATGAAATGGCCAAAGCCAATGTCCTTCTGGAGTCCCTGCCCTATATCCGACAGTTCTACGGGCAGACCCTGGTCATCAAGTACGGTGGCCATGCCATGCGGGACGAGCAGCTGCAGAAGCAGTTCGCGCTCAATGTGGTGCTGTTGAAATATATCGGGCTCAATCCGGTCATAGTCCACGGCGGAGGGCCGCAGATCGGGCAGATGCTCTCCCAGCTGGGGATCAGCAGCGAATTCAAGGAGGGCCTGCGGGTGACGGACCAGGCGACCATGGATGTGGTGGAGATGGTCTTGGTCGGCCGGGTGAATAAGAATATCGTCAACCTGATCAACCAGCACGGCGGATCCGCTGTTGGCCTGTCCGGAAAAGACGGGGGCCTGATTCAGGCCCGGAAGATGGAAATGGTGGTCTCCAAAAAGGATGCCCCCCCGGAGATTATCGATTTGGGCCGGGTGGGAGAGGTGGTCAGGATCCGGACGGAGGTGATCAAGGCCCTGGACCGGGACCGGTTCATCCCCATTATCGCCCCGGTGGGCGTGGATGAGGATGGGGAAACCTACAACATCAACGCCGACTCCGTGGCCGGGGCCGTGGCTGTCGCCCTGGGGGCCAAGCGGCTTATCCTGCTCACCGATGTAGCCGGGGTCCTGGCCGCCAGTGGGGACCTCCTTTCCACCTTGACCCGGCGTGAAGTTCTGGAGGCCATTGAGAACGGGACTGTACAGGGGGGGATGATCCCCAAGCTGAAGTGCTGCGTGCAGGCAGTGGAAGGTGGGGTGGAGAAGGCCCATATCATCGACGGCCGGCAGGAGAACTCCCTGCTTCTGGAGCTCTTTACCCAGGCCGGGATCGGGACCGAGATCGTGAGCTGA